The DNA sequence GTTCTGGACCTACTTACAGTTGATAAAGCCTTGGACGCAGTGCATTCCATTTCTCTCAGGCGCTTGATCAACATGTGGCCATGGCTTTGTGCCGCCCATCTCTGCGGCATTAGGAAGAGTAATGTTGACGGTATCGTAGGATGCGATCAACTCGTCCGTACCCCAAATTTTGGCAAAGGCATCCAAGACACCCGGCTCTTGCTTTGCGTCCCAAACATACTTTTCGTGCGCGGCGCAATAGTTGAGATACATGCCATTTTTAAAGCTCCACGGCAGGTTCTCCTCGGTCCAAGTGCTCCTATCATTGATATTGAAGCCGTTATCAAAAGATCCAAGCCAATCCAGCATCTTCTGGCGATAGTAGAGCGCCCGTTCTTTGGGCACAACATTCTTAAGTACAACATAACCTTTGGCGTCGAATTCGTCCCGCCAGTCGCCATGCTTGACCGGTTCGGACGAGGGATCCGCCGTGTCTCCGATGTAGGGTGTCATTGTGAGTAAAGTGTTCTAGGACTCAAAAGATTGTAGTGGACGTAGACTCAAAATGAGTTGTAAGTTGTGTAGTTGCGGTTGAGCGCGCGATCTTTTTGCCATTTTGAGGACCAAGTGCACCAGCCTGATATACGAGTAGCTAACCTTTGATGCCCACGGCTAATGGCTTCCAGATCCACACTTTATATCGGAAGACCAATCATGTCTTCTGGATCAATTGAGATCACCCCAGGATGCGGACGAGACCCTGCCGAAGCCAGCTTTCACAAGGTGTGGTTGGCCTAAAACTATCCCTCGCAACAGCGCGAATATGGCTCCTGTGACCATCCAACCTGAGTTTCCGAAACGCCGGAATTAGACTGGACAGTGCCGTAGTCATGCGACCAGAGAAAGGGATCCTTCGACTCTAGAGAAACCCTTTCCCCAACTCTGCTAGCTAGTCAAGAAGAGCGAGGCCTCCAATTATCCATCAATGACCAATTGAcggtctttttctcccaGTATCCTCCAAGGCAAAGCCATCGTAATGGAGACGGCTTCATGAATAGGGAATAAACTCGCCTATGAGTTCTATTTGTCTAGCAAGGGCGAAGTTCCTGGACAGAAAGCTCACATTGAAGTGTATCCCAAGCTCTTACCCTTCTGAACTTGTTCCACGACGGTCTACATTTGTCTTTGGAATGTGTAACATTTAGGGGTACCTAGCAAATAGATGGGAGTTGTGAGTGATTATGTCCGTTTCGAATTCCATATACTACTCCTAGAAGATCTAGTCTAGCAGAAGGGCAAAAGTACATGGCTATCGTGTCCCCCTCCGATATGAACAATATGCCGGCCTTTGTTCTTGACATGCTCTGGTCTCCCAAAGTTGGAGACACCTCGAAAGTGCCCCGCAATTTCAAACTGTATACTTTCTCCAGCCTGGAACTCGATACCTGTTGCCCAAATGCCAATCTCAAGCTTGATGATTTGTCCGGGTGGAATGCGCTCCTCTCGGTCATGTGGGTGGAAAGGCCAGTTAGGGTGCATTGACTTGTCGTGGTCAATTGCGCGTTGCGACGCCCGGAGTATACCCGTCGGTCCTTTATAGAGAATAACTTCTGTCCGCAGCTTCTCAGGTATTTCGTGGAATGACTTGACTGGCAGACCTTCCCACGGCACGTTTAAGCACAACATAGGCTCGCCTGTGGACGATACCTTGCGAAGGATAACAAAAACATCCATATCATCATGTTCCTGACATGACATGTACAGGACTGCCTTTGGCATGCCCATGATTCGCGTCGTTTTATCAAACGTGTACCTGAATTTCAAGAAGCCGGCTTGGGATGTTGCATCGTACGACAAGATGAGGCTGTTTATGGGCTTGTTGAGGGCCAACCTTTCATTGGATTCGAGGTACGCCTTCTTGTATTCAGCATTCGGAATGGGAAAGTCCTGCTCCACGATGCCGCCTATCGATGGCGTTTGGCCGAATTTCAACAACGCCATGCGCACGCGGGGTGTGCTCTCCCAGTTGTTGTCAAGCCCCTTGAGGTACCGGTCGAAGAACTGGAGTAGCTCCTGGGTGGACTCCGGACACCCCCACAGGTCATACCATTCCTGGTAGGGATGGAATCGGAGCCACTTGTTGGACGTCTTCACCTTGAGCCATCCTCGAATGGCTCCCATGCCATGCATAGTATTGGACCACGTGCCGGTGATGTATGTCGGGATATCAATCTTTTCGATCTCAGCGCGCTTATCGTTCCAGTAGTCATTCGCGAGCGGGTATTTGTCGAACATGGCCCGGATGCCCTCGATCTCGCGTCCGTGTATGACATATTTCGAAATGAGTTCATCGAAGAGATCGCCACAGTAGATACCGCCACGAACAAAGGTCTCGCGGTACATATCTGCGCAGCCTTCCCAAGGCGCAATAGCTTTCAGTGATGGTGGCTGCTGGGCGGCAATAAACCATTGGCTTTGTGCAAGGTGGGAATTGCCGGCCATCCCAATGTTTCCAGTGCACCACGGCTCTTGGGCGATACAttcaatcacatcatgaccatcttctccttcctgcGTTCCTAGCACCGCACACGAACCCTCCGAGTCAAAGCTGCCCCTATTATCCACATTGACAATCGCGTATCCCTTTTCCACCCAAAAGGCGGGATCCGGCGCCTCGAATTTCTCCAAACCACTGAGCGCGTCATCGCGGAGGCCCAAATTGTACGGAGCCATCAGATTCAACGCGTCGGAGCCGTTGAACTTCTTTCCGAAGGGACTCCAGCAAACAATAGCCGGGACCCGGCCGGTGGGAGGACGAAGAACGTCCGCATACAGGGTGACTCCATCGCGCACCTTGTACCCGACGTCATGTTCAACGAGGATATCACACGTCAAGGGTCGCTTTCCCTCGTTTGACCACCCCTTGGGCAAGATTTCGGTACGCGGATTGAATCCTTGGTAACCCAACCCTATTTTGGGCTGGCTCAAGGGTTTGTAGATGACTTGAACGTCTTTGAACTCCTTCATGATCTTTGATTGAAAGTTACGAGGTACTGAATAGTCAAAGGAAGGAATACTGCTAGCTTGATTCCGCCAATATGGAATTCTTGACTAGTATCTATCTATGCACGCGGGGAGACAGGATACTTTTGTTGTTCAGCTTCAATACATAACATAAAGCCCGATTAGGCAACACCGGTATACATACTATGATCCCTGACCGCCTTATGGGTAATTTTGTGGATTCATTCCTCATGATTACCTTTATGAGCCCCCCAAATCTTGCTCCGAAGAGCGTTTGCCGAACCGAAGGCGAACCGGGTCTTAACTCAACATATCCAGCTCTAGCCCATGATTCCGTTTCCTCTGATTCGCAAGTCTGTTGTTCCGAccggtacggagtaaattAGTTCGGCCGCTAGTATTCCGAACCGGCTTGGCTAGAATGAGATAGGATCTGCCATAGTCGGCTGCGTCCGAGATATTAAATCCCCACGGGAATGAAACTTGCCCCGTATTCCCCTCGTTGTCTGCCTGTTCGCGGGGTAACTGCATATCGCATATTCGAAGTTACTAATTGGTGTGAACTGGATAATGGAGCAGTTACGGGTAGACTTGGCTAGAGCCAGGCCGGAACCCCCATTGAGTTTTCGGAACTTGTGGGCGAACATGAACGCAACCCGAAGCGTCCTGAGAAATTCCTGATGAATCTCCCTGACCATTCGGTACTGATAAGAGTCACGCTAGGGGTAGGTACCGGGATAATTCAATCCGTTGAAGAGTACAGAGCTTCGCCAATCTTACACAGATCCACTGTCCTGACTAGATGTCTGAGATCTGCTTTCCATACTAGCAACCCTACAATGTCGATTGGTGTAGCTCTGCTTGGGGCTGGGATTTTTGCAAAGAAGGGTGTGTATGTTGATGAAAGTCCACGGCGATTCTAACGGCTGAGAGCCACAGAGCACCTTCCGGCCATCGAATCATGTCCATCATTGAGTTTGAAGGCCGTCTACTCGCGATCGCAGACGTCAGCCGAGAGCTTCGCCGCTGCAGCCGGcgaggatattgaagccTACTTTGAGTCGCCTTCTGTTCAATCCAAATCCCTGGATGATCTGTTACAACGTCAAGACATTGTTgccgtcatcatcgccgtTGCGATTACGGCGGCACCGGATCTGATCCAGAAAGCATTGGCCGCAGGAAAACATGTTCTGAGCGAGAAACCAATCGCTCCCGACGTCGAGACAGCCCAGAGGTTGATGGATTACTACCATGGACAGACGAAGAGCGGCGTACTGTGGGGTGTGGGCGAGAATTTCCGATTCTGGGACCCTGTTCAGAAGGCTGCGAGGATCCTCACGGAGATGGGTGGAAGCCTAGTCACCTTTTCGGTGACTGCCTATTCATTCACGGATTCCAAGAACCCCTTCTATCATACCGACTGGTGAGTTATGAGAGCTCTATTTTACAGGCCATGTAGCTAAAGTTTCATATCCAAGGCGCCAGAAGCCTACATTCCAGGGAGGGTATTTACTGGATGGTGGGGTGCATTTCGCTGCGGTGTTACGAACGTTGCTAGCTGCTCTCGGTCAAAGGGTAGACGTCGTATCCGCATACACGACGTCTTTGCAAGAGGATCTTCCTCCCCTTGACACTGTTCATGCGATTTTGAGAACCAACAAAGGGGGTAGTGGCACCTACACCTCATCTGTCGGAATCCAAGCCAAGCGTGGTATGGAGTTTGAGATTGTGACCGACAAAGGCTACGTCACATACCGTCCGTtccagatggagatcttgGTCAAACAAGACCAGGGAGGCAACTGGGAGGAACGATCAGAACCGGCACCATTGATGTGGGGTgtgaaggaggagatcgCTGCGTTCGCTACGAGCATCTCTACCGGTAGGCTGGATTCTAGATTGTCAACCACGGAGGCCCTAGAGGATTTGAAGATTGTGGAAGCCATGTTGAGGTCGGGGGATGCACAAGCGCTGCCGGTAGATATCACGTCCACATTCCGAACCTATAGTATATCGTAGTATACCAAACTGAACCTTCAAACCCAAATATATTTCTGACAATTTCCCCCGCCTTTTCTGTCTCCACTCTCGGCTCGGGCCAGACCGAGCATgaatcttctccgcattttTTCAATGCAGGGCTCTTTTGCTTGACTTTTGCCTTCCTTTAAACCCTgtttaataaataaataaaataattccTCGGTTCGGCCGACTGCAGGGTAGTCTCACCTCAGTGTCTTCCATGCTCGGGAACTCCTGTTTGGCACCGCTTCCCAAGCGGAAGCGCTTATCGTACGCGTGCAATCACTGCAGGGCCAAGAAGACACGGTGTGATGAGCAATTCCCCAGTTGCCGAAACTGTCAACTGGCAGGTGTGCAGTGTATTACCGTGGATAAAAGGCGACCGAATGCGCCGGTTCAGCATCGTCGCAAAGATCTGCCCGTGACGGAACGAACTTTTGAACCGGAGGCAACAAACCTGGTGTCTCCGGAAACGAGCCACCCACCGGAGTTTACAATCCCATCAGCACTCTCAAAGTCCCTGTCACCTGGGCCGAGAGGCTCGAATGAGTGGGGCAACTGGGATACGAGACATCTCCCGGTACTCCCCACACGAGCAGGGTCCAGCATCGTACAGATCTCAACTCAATGGCTCGATCTAGCTCTTTCTCGGCTTCGAATTCCACGCTCGAACTATGTCCGGGTCAACTTGGAGCCCTGCCTATCCAGCCCTGAGATGTCGTACGACTACACCGTTGCTTCTATGGAGCCGGGATTGCCGCCCGTAGACGAGCTCCACCGGTTGATCGaactcttcttcaaggtttATCATCCAATCTATCCGTTTCTCGACCGGGGAATGATACGGTTGCTCGTAAGTGAATCATCTGACATGTCACAGCGTAGTGCAAGAAGTCGTAGGGTTAGCAAGACTTCTCGGTTGATGCTCCTTTATCTAATCACGATCTTGGGCACAATGGCAGGCCCAACCGTGTTTCAGCAGCATCTCAACACATATCTAAGTTACTGTCACACGCTCGTGGGTCACCTCATCCTGCAGCCATCAATAGAGTCGGTTCAGGcactcctccttttctcaATCACTCTTCGTCTCCGCGACCAACTATCGCAGGCATGGGATGTGCTCACGCTCGCTATCTCCATGTCGCAGACCTTGAGGCTTGCCCATCTTAGTGCTCACCTGCGAACCATCCATGACAAGGGGTCAGGCAGCAACATGAATCCCATGCGCACATGGTGGGCCCTGTACGTATTTGAGAAATTTCTCGCCTTCGACTCTGGTCGGCAGTCCACCCTGGACGATCCAAGATTATCATCCGTAGGGCGACAAGACCCAACAGAGCCGATGAATAATGAAAAGGCGCTTGTGCTCCAAGATTATGAGAATTTCCTAACCAGCCTGGCCAATGTATTGCGCGAAATGCAACATCGTTCATGGCATACATGGCGGACAGAGAGTCTAGATACAACGAGCGACGCGGATGCCCGTGCGAGCAAGATTCGTACCGCGGGCGCAATCGACACCTTGCTGtgggaatggagaggaagtcTGCCCTCTGAATATCAGTAAGCGTTTTTCGCTGAGACCTTATTCTAGCTCCAATCTGTCTGCAGCGAGCCCTTTACTTGCCCAGCGCATTCATCTAACAGCAGTGCCTTCACCAGGGTCGGGACGTCTAGCTCCGCCGATGTGCAACTTACACCTCAATGGGCTTTCCTCTCCTTTTACTATCACCAAGCGTGCGGTTACCATCTTTCATCCTTGCTAAAGAGTATTTCCTTCGCTGATGCTCACTAGGGTCATTGTATTGTATCGGAACACTCTTCTGCTGGATTGGAGTGAGGTGAAAAGGGAGGTCGATCGGTATGGATCCGGGGAACCGTGGCATTTACGGCTTCGCAATGGGCCCCAAATATGTCTTGAGGCCGCAAAGGGCATGACAAACTTACAAGTCATGGTGACAGAGGCCGATGAACCCAGCTTTTTGGTCCTAGGCACTTCACCACTGGCAGCGGCCTACGTCTTAGCCGTCCATATTCGTCGCCAGCCAGCCACTATCTTGAGCCGGACGCACTTTGAGGTACGTTTGTTCGAGAAAGTCTGGGTCCACTGTGGAATATGCTCGTTGACTTGGTTCCAATCCAGCTCATGAAGGCGGCCATGGCTATCTCGCGACAAAGATATTCATCCAGCACCGCTCAGAACTCGTTGCATAAATCGCTCGATGCGTTAGAGCGCTATGTCTCTCAGCTACTAAGCGATATGGCCCTTCAGTCTTCAGTCGAATTCAGCACGGATCCCGTGGAGAATCATCTTACCCCGATGACCATTCCGAATCCGCTCGAATCTCCCCCACTCTCGTGGGGATCCTTCGACTTGCTGAGTTGGGATTGGAATGACCTCGTTCCGCAGACCTAAATGGATATTTTGCGGGGAATGGGCCTAGTACTTGGTATTAGCGGCTATTCTCAGGTTTATAGATGCCCGAACTCTCAAGTTTATCTTCACTCTAGTAGCGGTTGCTCTCTTCCAAAGGCACCTCTCTAAAGTTTGTAAAAGCTCCGAAAGGACTTATAGCGTAGATATAGTTGGCAGTTGCGGTTCCTATGGAACGCTTTGGAGCATACCACCCTTTTAAGTAACTTCCTGCCGTGTTATTATAACATCCGCAAGCGACGCCTTAGCCCGGCGATATTTATCATCCTCAGGCAGACATTGTACTGAAGTTTGGCCACAGTGCGTAGGAGCTCAAGCGCGGCATTGTTCGGCTCGGTTCGGTGGCAGGGCACGGAATAGCTGCAAAAGGTTCCCGCCCCCGGCTATCTCCTTACCCCAACTTGCCCTAATCTCTACGCCCTGCTAATGTTATACCGAGCCCCGGACTATCATTCTCCGAGACGTCGAGGAGAACTGCGGGAAAGtcaaataaaatataatatgTATAACGGGGAGAAATCCCATTGACAAACTAGAACTTGATTTTTGGAGCTTTCCTCTTGAAACCAAAAGTGTATTGACCATGGTACGGCTGGAGCCcttgttgctgcttcatGCTGCCGACGTGCTAGCAGCAAGCTCCTCGGGGCTCTCATCTCTGGGGACGTTCGAGAATCCTTCCGTCCGGTCTCGGCCTCGTTTTCGATATTGGCTCCCGGATGCGGGAGTTGACAAGGAGATAGTTTCGACCAACATCAAAGACAGTGGGGCGCGAGGCGCGGGAGGGGTCGAATTTGTCCCATTCTACAACTACGGTGGTGAAGCTGGGGACCCGCCACCCCAGGCCGACTGGGTCACCAATGGGTTTGGGACACCAGCCTTTCGGGGCGTGTTTCGGGCTGCTCTCCAAGCACACAAAGATGCGGGCTTATTGATGGATTTCGCTCTGGGGCCGAATCAGGGCCAGGGTGTCCCGGCTTCTAGTGATGATCCTGGGTTGCAATGGGATCTGGTGAGGACGCAGGCACTATATCTCACTCGAGAATCGAAAGACTGATTATTTGACTCCCAGGTTCCATATTCCGTTCCAATCAGCTCCAATGAAACCTTCCAAGGCCCGATTCCTGGCTGGGGAACCGGAGAACTGGTCGCCGTGGTATCGGCGCGCGTTCTTTCACAGACTAATATTTCACTGCCGGAGATCGACTCGCCTTTTCTCACGGCCCAGAGTGGCTATCTCAGTTTAGTGCTTGAGCACGAGAGCCTGACTGACATTACGGACCAAGTTTCTGAGGATGGTCAGCTTTCAATACGCTTTCCCACGTATAGCAACGGTTTCGGCCACCGGATTTTCGCCTACTACAAGAAGCGGACTTTGAACAGGAATCTGCACTTCACGAATAATGCTACGGCGACGATCTGGGATAACGGCTCGTTTGCTGTGGATCACTACAGCTCACGCGGTGCTCAGACGGTCATTGATTTCTGGGAGAATCATATTCTGATCGATGGTATAAAGGAGTTGCTGATGGAAGTAGGGCATTATGGTAGGTGTTCCCAATCCACTggcaaaagaagaacaccGGGTTGACTGTGGCATCGTATCACGTATAGCTTGGGAGGACAGCATGGAATTAACCTCAAACACATCATGGACGCCAGAACTGCCTGAAAAGTTTCAACGGAAATTCGGCTATAGTCTAAAACGATACCTACCCGTTCTGAATTTCGGAACGCTCTGGCCCAACAACAATGTTAATATTCAAAAGTACAGACCTGGCGCAGTGCAAAGCATTCTAAGCACACCAGACGCTGGGGCTGGTTATATCACCGACTTCCGCAGCGTCCTCGAAGATGGCTACCGGGAGTACCTCCAGACGATTACTGACTGGGCACGCAATGAGCTCCATCTTGAATTCTCAGCACAGGTATCCTACAATCTCCCCATGGATATGGAGGTGAACATACCTGTCGTAGATGCTCCTGAATGTGAGAGCCTTCAGTTTGGCGATAGTGTCGATGCCTACCGCCAGTTTTCGGGACCAGCGTTACTTGCTGGTAAAAGTGTTATCTCAAACGAGATGGGTGCCACCATGGCTGCTTACGGTTATCCCTTTCGAAGTCTTTTATTCTCCGTTGGTCGTGCTATTGTAGGGGGCGTGAACCAGCTGGTTCTGCACGGGCAGAGTTATACTGGAGATTACTACGAGACAACCTGGCCAGGCTACACGGCCTTCTCGTACTCAACCTCCGAGCTTTATTCCAACAAGCAGCCCTCGTGGGATCACGGCCTGTCGGATGTTCTGAACTTTTTTGCCAGAGTCCAGTATACCCAACGACAGGGTATCCCAAGAGTGGACGTGGCCATTTATAATAAAGTTT is a window from the Aspergillus oryzae RIB40 DNA, chromosome 6 genome containing:
- a CDS encoding CocE/NonD family hydrolase (predicted acyl esterases), encoding MKEFKDVQVIYKPLSQPKIGLGYQGFNPRTEILPKGWSNEGKRPLTCDILVEHDVGYKVRDGVTLYADVLRPPTGRVPAIVCWSPFGKKFNGSDALNLMAPYNLGLRDDALSGLEKFEAPDPAFWVEKGYAIVNVDNRGSFDSEGSCAVLGTQEGEDGHDVIECIAQEPWCTGNIGMAGNSHLAQSQWFIAAQQPPSLKAIAPWEGCADMYRETFVRGGIYCGDLFDELISKYVIHGREIEGIRAMFDKYPLANDYWNDKRAEIEKIDIPTYITGTWSNTMHGMGAIRGWLKVKTSNKWLRFHPYQEWYDLWGCPESTQELLQFFDRYLKGLDNNWESTPRVRMALLKFGQTPSIGGIVEQDFPIPNAEYKKAYLESNERLALNKPINSLILSYDATSQAGFLKFRYTFDKTTRIMGMPKAVLYMSCQEHDDMDVFVILRKVSSTGEPMLCLNVPWEGLPVKSFHEIPEKLRTEVILYKGPTGILRASQRAIDHDKSMHPNWPFHPHDREERIPPGQIIKLEIGIWATGIEFQAGESIQFEIAGHFRGVSNFGRPEHVKNKGRHIVHIGGGHDSHVLLPFC
- a CDS encoding fungal specific transcription factor domain-containing protein (predicted protein); this translates as MSYDYTVASMEPGLPPVDELHRLIELFFKVYHPIYPFLDRGMIRLLVSESSDMSQRSARSRRVSKTSRLMLLYLITILGTMAGPTVFQQHLNTYLSYCHTLVGHLILQPSIESVQALLLFSITLRLRDQLSQAWDVLTLAISMSQTLRLAHLSAHLRTIHDKGSGSNMNPMRTWWALYVFEKFLAFDSGRQSTLDDPRLSSVGRQDPTEPMNNEKALVLQDYENFLTSLANVLREMQHRSWHTWRTESLDTTSDADARASKIRTAGAIDTLLWEWRGSLPSEYQVIVLYRNTLLLDWSEVKREVDRYGSGEPWHLRLRNGPQICLEAAKGMTNLQVMVTEADEPSFLVLGTSPLAAAYVLAVHIRRQPATILSRTHFELLSDMALQSSVEFSTDPVENHLTPMTIPNPLESPPLSWGSFDLLSWDWNDLVPQT
- a CDS encoding Gfo/Idh/MocA family protein (predicted dehydrogenases and related proteins) codes for the protein MSIGVALLGAGIFAKKEHLPAIESCPSLSLKAVYSRSQTSAESFAAAAGEDIEAYFESPSVQSKSLDDLLQRQDIVAVIIAVAITAAPDLIQKALAAGKHVLSEKPIAPDVETAQRLMDYYHGQTKSGVLWGVGENFRFWDPVQKAARILTEMGGSLVTFSVTAYSFTDSKNPFYHTDWRQKPTFQGGYLLDGGVHFAAVLRTLLAALGQRVDVVSAYTTSLQEDLPPLDTVHAILRTNKGGSGTYTSSVGIQAKRGMEFEIVTDKGYVTYRPFQMEILVKQDQGGNWEERSEPAPLMWGVKEEIAAFATSISTGRLDSRLSTTEALEDLKIVEAMLRSGDAQALPVDITSTFRTYSIS